From Candidatus Baltobacteraceae bacterium, a single genomic window includes:
- the coaE gene encoding dephospho-CoA kinase (Dephospho-CoA kinase (CoaE) performs the final step in coenzyme A biosynthesis.): MRVGLTGGIGSGKSEVSRFLDSFGAYVIDTDLLAREAVAPESDGLRAIGRKWPQVVRRGALDRAALAEIVFTDPSARAALNAIVHPHVRRLAIERERFAKPGQAIVHMVPLLFETTYADRMDRTILVVAPDDQRIARVVTRDRIGETQVRARMAAQIAPDEARARATYVIENDGDLSHLRERTRAVFDRLV; encoded by the coding sequence ATGCGGGTAGGATTAACTGGCGGAATCGGATCGGGGAAGAGCGAGGTATCGCGCTTCCTCGATTCATTTGGCGCCTACGTTATCGATACGGATCTTCTGGCACGCGAGGCCGTGGCTCCCGAGAGCGACGGCCTGCGTGCTATCGGGCGGAAATGGCCGCAAGTCGTACGGCGCGGCGCGCTCGACCGCGCGGCGCTGGCCGAAATCGTCTTCACCGATCCGTCGGCGCGCGCGGCGCTCAACGCCATCGTGCACCCTCACGTTCGGCGGCTCGCAATCGAGCGCGAACGGTTTGCCAAACCGGGACAGGCGATCGTTCACATGGTCCCGCTGCTCTTCGAAACCACCTACGCCGATCGCATGGATCGTACGATCCTCGTGGTCGCCCCCGACGATCAGCGCATCGCACGCGTCGTCACCCGCGATCGCATCGGCGAAACACAGGTGCGCGCGCGCATGGCGGCCCAGATCGCGCCCGACGAGGCGCGCGCGCGCGCGACCTACGTTATCGAGAACGACGGCGACCTCTCACACTTGCGCGAGCGAACCCGCGCCGTCTTCGATCGTCTGGTGTAG
- the lnt gene encoding apolipoprotein N-acyltransferase, protein MRIIKTSARGLEFGVAAISAIALALAFPKAGQAWLAPFGAAGLFWVWQRVSLKRAFWTGWFAGTIFMAITFSWIVYTIGSALGNLSFAVVAIVALVEGIFFALAGSAAALAYRYVHPSFAPLAAACAFVVFEWARSVGELGVPFEQLGYSQADSPLAIFAAYAGTFGVTFVLCVFGAYLARAVATGRNRALLVTVLAIVLAWIAAWAAWPARYAAPPNVRVAAIQGNIAQSLKMEPGSTKTAIARYLALTARARGFSPRLVLWPETVVNEFLIADPGSSARFAALARDLHATLVIGAWDEHDAKAYNALYVFGPQGQRAGIYDKRQLVPFAESFPGRGLLAWLPDVSLIGRWSHGHADAVISGPLAFAPLICWESAFADLAHAQVRNGAQLFLVATDDAWFGDTSGPYQHAQIAQMRAIENGTWVIRAASTGISGIISPSGRYVERSDLDREAVVMGLVGVPSGSLFAHIGPTPVVATLFALYLALLAGALALRRRARHA, encoded by the coding sequence TTGCGTATCATCAAAACCTCAGCGCGCGGTCTAGAGTTCGGCGTCGCGGCCATCAGCGCGATCGCGCTTGCGTTGGCGTTTCCCAAAGCCGGTCAGGCGTGGCTCGCGCCGTTCGGAGCGGCGGGCCTGTTCTGGGTGTGGCAACGCGTTTCCTTGAAACGTGCGTTCTGGACCGGATGGTTCGCGGGCACGATCTTTATGGCTATCACGTTTTCGTGGATCGTCTATACCATCGGGAGCGCGCTGGGAAACCTCTCCTTCGCGGTCGTCGCGATCGTCGCGCTCGTCGAGGGGATTTTTTTCGCACTGGCCGGGTCCGCCGCGGCGCTCGCGTATCGTTACGTTCACCCGTCGTTCGCGCCGCTGGCAGCGGCGTGCGCGTTCGTCGTCTTCGAATGGGCACGGTCGGTCGGCGAACTCGGCGTGCCGTTCGAGCAGCTCGGATATTCGCAAGCCGATAGCCCGCTCGCGATCTTCGCGGCCTACGCGGGCACGTTCGGCGTCACGTTCGTACTCTGTGTTTTCGGTGCCTATCTCGCTCGCGCCGTCGCGACGGGGCGTAATCGCGCCCTGTTGGTGACGGTGCTCGCCATCGTACTGGCTTGGATCGCGGCTTGGGCCGCTTGGCCCGCGCGTTACGCGGCGCCGCCCAACGTGCGCGTCGCGGCGATTCAAGGCAACATCGCGCAGTCGCTGAAGATGGAACCGGGGTCGACGAAGACGGCGATCGCGCGATACCTCGCGCTGACCGCCCGCGCGCGCGGTTTCTCACCGCGTCTGGTGCTCTGGCCCGAAACGGTGGTCAACGAATTTCTCATTGCGGATCCGGGTTCGAGCGCGCGCTTCGCAGCTCTCGCGCGCGATCTCCACGCGACGCTCGTCATCGGCGCGTGGGACGAGCACGATGCGAAAGCTTACAACGCGCTCTACGTCTTCGGACCGCAGGGGCAACGCGCCGGCATCTACGATAAGCGCCAGCTCGTGCCGTTTGCGGAATCGTTTCCGGGTCGCGGTCTGCTCGCGTGGCTGCCCGACGTATCGCTGATCGGCCGCTGGTCGCACGGGCACGCAGACGCGGTCATCAGCGGCCCGCTCGCCTTCGCGCCGCTTATTTGCTGGGAGTCGGCCTTCGCCGACCTCGCACACGCGCAGGTGCGTAACGGCGCGCAGCTCTTTCTCGTCGCGACCGACGATGCGTGGTTCGGCGATACCTCGGGCCCATATCAGCACGCGCAGATCGCGCAGATGCGCGCGATCGAAAACGGCACGTGGGTGATTCGCGCCGCGTCGACCGGAATCAGCGGCATCATTTCGCCGAGCGGGCGATACGTCGAGCGCAGCGATCTCGATCGCGAGGCCGTGGTGATGGGATTGGTCGGCGTGCCGAGCGGATCGCTCTTCGCGCATATCGGACCTACGCCCGTGGTCGCGACGCTGTTCGCGCTCTATCTCGCGCTCCTCGCCGGTGCGCTCGCGCTACGCCGGAGAGCGCGCCATGCGTAA
- a CDS encoding C39 family peptidase, which produces MRLIASAIVGLALLTGLATPARADGSIGFMPGAGDALVHVKTLSDERFTNVVRQRVDYSCGAAAVATILRYAYFIQTDEDGVVRGMLQVSDAKSVRERGFSLLDIKNYVQNLGMSGAGYQISLEKLYALNVPSIVLLTVDGYEHFVVLKKATPQYTYVADPALGNRAIPTSEFSAAWTGNIIFVIRAPLYDPRNPLESERGSSTNALADNILSPSDMLSNSLLMTILIPGPSRL; this is translated from the coding sequence ATGCGATTGATAGCGTCGGCGATTGTGGGACTCGCGCTGCTCACCGGGCTCGCTACTCCCGCTCGGGCAGACGGCTCGATCGGGTTTATGCCGGGCGCGGGCGATGCGTTAGTTCACGTGAAGACGCTCTCCGACGAGCGCTTTACAAACGTCGTGCGTCAACGGGTGGACTATAGCTGCGGCGCGGCCGCGGTGGCGACCATCCTCAGGTACGCCTACTTTATCCAGACGGACGAAGACGGCGTGGTGCGCGGCATGCTCCAGGTCAGCGATGCCAAGAGCGTGCGCGAACGCGGTTTTTCCCTGCTGGACATCAAGAATTACGTACAGAACCTGGGCATGTCGGGAGCCGGTTATCAAATCTCCCTCGAAAAGCTCTATGCGTTAAACGTCCCCAGCATCGTGCTGCTGACCGTCGACGGATACGAACACTTCGTCGTGCTTAAAAAAGCCACGCCGCAGTATACGTATGTGGCCGATCCGGCCTTGGGAAATCGCGCAATTCCTACGAGCGAATTCTCGGCGGCCTGGACGGGAAACATCATTTTCGTCATTCGCGCGCCGCTGTACGATCCGCGAAACCCGCTCGAATCGGAGCGCGGAAGCTCGACCAATGCGCTCGCCGATAATATTCTCTCGCCCTCCGACATGCTCTCAAACTCGTTGCTTATGACCATTCTTATTCCGGGTCCGAGCCGACTGTAA
- a CDS encoding D-aminoacylase: MISTVFENARIVDGTGRPAFTTDLGVVGERIALIGDLRERHARERIDCTGKVLAPGFIDVHSHSDEMWLALPGCDGKIAQGVTTEIGGNCGTSVAPLHGPALERVERSAATVGLEVEWRSLDEFFALVEHNGVALNVATLVGLGTTRQTIAGDSERRLDDAELRAQARVVREACEQGALGVSSGLIYPPSRYADLAELTAMASAAREAGAPRYASHVRSESDDLVAAIDEALAVGEGAGVAVQCSHHKAQDRRNWGKVHATLGAIDRARRRGIDAYCDVYPYTASWTELATILPAESRFGGRDATLARLADPRSAAALALNLNLSHGDRWNEIMITEVASERNAELAGMRVDEIARAWQLPPARAAIRLLSEERLDVGAIFFRMDEDDVASVLSAEFCCIGSDASVRALSGPTARGVPHPRTFGTFPRVFGRFVRQRGTLELIDAVRRMTSLPARIFGLTERGSLVAGNFADLVLFDPNRIVDTATYERPYRLPAGIERVYVNGQAVMIAGEPTLARPGRILRSS, from the coding sequence GTGATCTCGACGGTTTTTGAAAACGCGCGCATCGTCGATGGTACCGGGCGGCCCGCATTTACGACCGATTTGGGCGTCGTCGGCGAACGCATCGCGCTCATCGGCGATCTGCGCGAGCGCCACGCACGCGAACGCATCGACTGCACCGGCAAAGTGCTTGCGCCGGGATTCATCGACGTGCACTCGCACAGCGACGAAATGTGGCTCGCACTCCCGGGATGCGACGGTAAAATCGCGCAGGGCGTTACGACCGAGATCGGCGGCAATTGCGGCACGTCGGTCGCGCCGCTGCACGGTCCGGCGCTCGAACGCGTGGAACGCAGCGCAGCGACGGTGGGACTCGAGGTCGAGTGGCGATCGCTCGACGAATTCTTCGCGTTAGTGGAGCACAACGGCGTCGCGCTCAACGTCGCCACGCTCGTGGGTTTGGGAACGACGCGCCAAACGATCGCCGGCGATTCCGAGCGACGCCTCGATGACGCGGAACTGCGCGCGCAGGCCCGCGTCGTGCGCGAGGCCTGCGAGCAGGGCGCGCTGGGCGTGAGCAGCGGCTTGATCTATCCGCCCTCGCGCTACGCGGATCTCGCCGAGCTCACCGCCATGGCGAGCGCGGCCCGCGAGGCCGGCGCGCCCCGCTACGCATCGCACGTTCGCAGCGAGAGCGACGATCTGGTTGCGGCGATCGACGAAGCGCTCGCGGTTGGCGAAGGTGCCGGCGTCGCGGTGCAGTGTTCGCATCACAAAGCGCAAGACCGGCGCAACTGGGGCAAGGTGCATGCGACGCTCGGCGCGATCGATCGCGCGCGCCGGCGCGGTATCGATGCGTACTGCGACGTCTACCCGTATACCGCGAGCTGGACCGAACTCGCAACGATCTTGCCGGCCGAAAGCCGCTTCGGCGGCCGCGATGCAACGCTCGCGCGATTGGCCGATCCGCGATCCGCTGCGGCGCTCGCGCTGAACCTCAATCTCTCGCATGGCGATCGCTGGAACGAGATCATGATCACGGAGGTCGCATCCGAACGCAACGCGGAGCTGGCCGGCATGCGCGTCGACGAAATCGCACGTGCGTGGCAACTCCCGCCGGCACGCGCCGCGATCCGTTTGTTGAGCGAAGAGCGGCTCGACGTCGGCGCGATTTTTTTTCGCATGGATGAAGACGACGTTGCGAGCGTTCTCTCGGCGGAATTTTGTTGCATCGGAAGCGATGCGTCCGTGCGCGCCTTGAGCGGTCCAACCGCACGCGGCGTACCGCATCCGCGCACGTTCGGCACGTTTCCGCGCGTCTTCGGGCGCTTCGTACGTCAGCGCGGTACGCTCGAGTTGATCGACGCGGTTCGCCGCATGACCTCGCTGCCGGCCCGGATCTTCGGCCTCACCGAGCGCGGCAGCCTCGTCGCCGGTAACTTTGCCGACCTCGTCCTCTTCGATCCGAATCGAATCGTCGACACCGCGACCTACGAGCGGCCGTACCGGCTGCCGGCCGGAATCGAGCGCGTCTACGTCAACGGCCAAGCCGTGATGATCGCAGGCGAGCCAACGCTCGCTCGACCCGGACGAATTTTACGCAGCAGTTGA
- a CDS encoding STAS domain-containing protein, whose amino-acid sequence MQKLRHDDDLDKAVVVRLAGTFDSIDADELRIKMEALESGDPAIADLAELTTMETTDVDVLIRVNQKRLRSGRSRMQIVNVNPAIGRLLHLRGLARAFDIQ is encoded by the coding sequence GTGCAAAAACTTCGACACGACGACGATTTGGATAAAGCCGTCGTCGTGCGCCTCGCCGGGACGTTCGACTCGATCGACGCTGACGAACTTCGCATCAAGATGGAAGCGCTCGAGTCGGGCGACCCGGCGATCGCCGACCTCGCCGAACTCACGACGATGGAAACCACGGACGTGGACGTCTTGATCCGAGTCAACCAAAAACGGCTTCGCAGCGGGCGATCGCGCATGCAGATCGTCAACGTCAATCCGGCTATCGGACGGTTGCTGCATCTGCGCGGGTTGGCGCGCGCCTTCGATATTCAATAA
- a CDS encoding LptF/LptG family permease: MRLPILDSYVLREFIGPFVFAFGAFFLFWAFNIFFLAAKYLIENHAPFFLVMRFIIFRIPQSIPLAFPFAALFATLLGMGRLVADNEINAIRTAGVSLWRLCLTPMLFGLAAFALSYLANEYIAPKSVDLSTRTFYQIIYHTASLPIEPQFFRKDPDTNNEFFVSQVLADGKTMAGVQVFKPGRDGYWNETFQAKTAHVDGATLVMTDVIETRYGNDGYMTSQNRIKNFSIGLPLAESAEQFMSSVNSDAYTMNSKALRRQVNALKAQGAGGEALGNLEVSLASKSAFPFASFVGVIIALPLAIRFGKKGRTMGIAVAILAFFVYYLCYQAFAVLGTTGRVNPYLASWFPNLVFGLAGLGMLWFEEH, translated from the coding sequence TTGCGGCTCCCGATTCTCGACTCGTACGTTCTGCGCGAGTTTATCGGGCCGTTCGTGTTTGCGTTCGGCGCGTTCTTCCTGTTCTGGGCGTTCAACATTTTCTTTTTGGCGGCGAAGTATCTGATCGAGAATCACGCGCCGTTCTTCCTCGTGATGCGGTTCATCATCTTTCGAATCCCGCAGTCGATTCCGCTCGCCTTTCCGTTCGCCGCACTCTTCGCAACGCTGCTCGGCATGGGCCGTCTGGTCGCCGACAACGAGATCAACGCCATCCGCACGGCCGGCGTCTCGCTCTGGCGTCTCTGCCTGACGCCGATGCTCTTCGGGCTCGCCGCCTTCGCGCTGTCCTACCTCGCAAACGAGTATATCGCCCCCAAGTCGGTCGATCTCTCGACGCGAACGTTTTATCAGATCATCTATCACACCGCGTCTCTGCCGATCGAGCCGCAATTTTTCCGCAAAGATCCCGATACCAACAACGAGTTTTTCGTGAGCCAAGTGCTCGCCGACGGCAAGACGATGGCGGGCGTTCAAGTCTTCAAACCGGGGCGCGACGGGTATTGGAACGAGACGTTTCAAGCCAAAACGGCGCACGTCGACGGCGCCACGCTCGTCATGACCGACGTGATCGAGACGCGCTACGGGAACGACGGGTACATGACCTCGCAGAATCGCATCAAGAATTTCTCGATCGGGCTGCCGCTCGCCGAGAGCGCCGAGCAATTCATGAGCAGCGTCAACAGCGACGCGTACACGATGAACAGTAAGGCGCTGCGCCGTCAGGTCAACGCTCTAAAAGCGCAGGGTGCTGGCGGCGAAGCGCTCGGAAATCTCGAAGTGAGCCTTGCGAGCAAGAGTGCGTTTCCGTTCGCTTCCTTCGTCGGCGTAATCATCGCATTGCCGCTGGCGATCCGCTTCGGCAAGAAGGGCCGAACGATGGGAATCGCGGTCGCAATTCTCGCGTTCTTCGTCTACTATCTCTGCTATCAGGCGTTCGCCGTACTCGGCACGACCGGGCGCGTCAACCCCTATCTCGCCTCGTGGTTTCCGAATCTGGTTTTCGGACTCGCGGGGCTTGGGATGCTCTGGTTCGAAGAGCACTGA
- a CDS encoding transporter, with translation MKCLAWILVLSILSLGAGPAGAAPKSTVAQQLQAMQRELQQLEKRNAEQQVKIDRLEHRLPALAAANRKKHSQLQPKTLVMGPMRFASSDGGAGSPTGARLVTPPAGDSNGKPTFGAPAPEQNSVKATLQEQNALFQKGFTITPQLTYTYADNRFFTLNGFLALGAIFLGNINVSRQQNNVFSPSLNVTYGATKRLQYDVTIPYLARSSTYTSAGADSSSSQASEKTIANSGLGDITVGAYYQLRQRSLSAPNVIVNAHLTIPTGQNPYGIKIAQDRANNNLSYARNLPTGSGVYSVSAGATIIKQLDPAIVFGSVGYYYNIPGHFTDISPTDGTLQPGFVAPGNAISVSIGTAFALNDRISTSFSFQDTLVASTRERVKGPWIGVPGSSVNAGMLNIGATYAVNKKVSVQTMLGIGVTHDAPSFQFSLRLPHSFP, from the coding sequence ATGAAGTGTCTAGCATGGATCCTCGTTCTCTCCATTCTTTCACTCGGCGCCGGCCCCGCCGGCGCGGCGCCGAAGAGCACGGTAGCCCAGCAACTCCAGGCGATGCAGCGCGAACTGCAGCAGCTTGAGAAACGCAACGCCGAACAGCAAGTAAAGATCGACCGGCTCGAGCACCGTCTGCCCGCTTTGGCGGCGGCGAACCGGAAGAAGCATTCGCAGTTGCAGCCGAAAACGCTCGTCATGGGGCCCATGCGCTTTGCCTCGAGCGACGGCGGCGCGGGATCGCCGACCGGCGCACGCCTCGTGACCCCGCCCGCGGGCGACTCGAACGGCAAGCCGACGTTCGGAGCGCCGGCGCCCGAGCAGAACAGCGTGAAGGCCACGCTCCAAGAGCAAAACGCGCTCTTTCAAAAGGGCTTCACCATAACGCCTCAGCTCACGTATACCTACGCGGACAATCGGTTCTTTACGCTCAACGGATTCCTCGCGCTCGGCGCGATCTTCCTCGGCAACATCAACGTTAGCCGACAGCAGAATAACGTCTTCTCACCTAGTCTCAACGTTACGTATGGCGCGACTAAACGGCTGCAATACGACGTGACGATTCCATACCTCGCGCGCAGTTCGACGTATACGTCGGCAGGCGCCGATAGTTCGTCGTCGCAAGCGAGTGAAAAGACCATTGCCAACTCGGGCCTTGGAGATATTACGGTCGGGGCGTATTATCAACTGCGTCAACGCTCGCTAAGCGCACCGAACGTTATCGTAAACGCGCACCTGACCATTCCCACGGGTCAAAACCCTTACGGGATCAAGATCGCGCAGGATCGCGCGAACAACAACCTTTCCTATGCGCGCAATTTACCGACCGGTTCGGGCGTCTACAGCGTTTCGGCGGGCGCGACGATCATCAAACAACTCGATCCCGCGATCGTTTTCGGGAGTGTCGGATACTATTACAACATTCCCGGACATTTCACCGATATCAGCCCCACCGACGGCACCCTGCAGCCCGGATTCGTAGCGCCCGGCAACGCCATTAGCGTATCGATCGGTACGGCGTTTGCCCTCAACGATCGGATCAGCACGTCGTTTTCTTTCCAGGACACGCTCGTTGCGTCGACTCGCGAGCGCGTAAAAGGTCCCTGGATCGGCGTGCCGGGCAGCAGCGTGAACGCCGGTATGCTGAACATCGGCGCGACCTATGCCGTGAACAAGAAAGTCTCGGTGCAGACGATGCTCGGCATCGGGGTCACCCACGACGCCCCCAGTTTCCAATTCAGCTTGCGGCTGCCGCATAGCTTCCCGTAA
- a CDS encoding GNAT family N-acetyltransferase, with protein MGITIDRATSEHLDAVTPLFDAYRRFFTHKDDTAVSESFIGARLAVGDSVIFLAFEDGEAVGFIQLYPLFSSWYARRIWFLSDLYVAEEARKRSIGRALVRRVVEYAEETEASSVMVELPFSEPHLQRFYSSFGFAKDDIFELYRLKVATA; from the coding sequence ATGGGCATTACGATCGATCGGGCGACGAGCGAACATCTCGATGCGGTTACGCCGCTCTTCGATGCGTACCGCCGATTCTTCACGCACAAGGACGATACGGCCGTCTCGGAATCGTTTATCGGCGCGCGTCTGGCCGTCGGCGACTCCGTCATCTTTCTTGCGTTCGAAGACGGCGAGGCGGTCGGGTTCATCCAGCTTTATCCGCTGTTTTCCTCATGGTACGCGCGGCGCATCTGGTTTCTGAGCGATCTGTACGTTGCGGAAGAAGCCCGCAAACGCTCGATCGGCCGCGCGCTCGTACGGCGCGTCGTCGAGTACGCCGAAGAAACCGAAGCCAGCAGCGTCATGGTCGAGCTTCCATTCTCGGAACCGCATCTCCAGCGATTCTATAGCTCGTTCGGTTTCGCGAAAGACGACATTTTCGAACTCTATCGTCTCAAGGTCGCGACGGCGTAA
- a CDS encoding lytic transglycosylase domain-containing protein has translation MKKVLGALALLTLLYGCGGAGYLPYAPDALTPQAIHQLVADAAARNNVPEGLVNAIVMAESSGDPHAISPVGAQGLMQLMPGTAQACGIGNPFEPQANVECGTRYLRELLARYGNNVQLAVAAYNAGPGAVDQYHGVPPYAETRTYVARVLAAYHNY, from the coding sequence ATGAAGAAGGTGCTCGGGGCTCTCGCCCTCCTGACCTTACTTTACGGCTGCGGCGGCGCGGGCTATTTACCCTATGCCCCCGACGCGCTTACGCCTCAGGCGATTCATCAACTCGTTGCCGATGCGGCCGCGCGCAATAACGTGCCGGAAGGCCTCGTCAACGCGATCGTCATGGCCGAGTCCTCGGGCGACCCGCATGCGATCAGCCCGGTCGGAGCGCAAGGCCTCATGCAGCTGATGCCCGGCACCGCACAGGCCTGCGGCATCGGCAATCCGTTCGAACCGCAGGCAAACGTCGAGTGCGGCACGCGCTATCTGCGCGAACTGCTCGCGCGCTACGGCAACAACGTGCAGCTCGCCGTCGCCGCCTACAATGCAGGCCCGGGAGCGGTGGATCAGTACCACGGCGTTCCGCCGTACGCCGAGACGCGCACGTACGTCGCGCGCGTGCTGGCAGCCTACCACAACTACTAG